Proteins co-encoded in one Coregonus clupeaformis isolate EN_2021a chromosome 5, ASM2061545v1, whole genome shotgun sequence genomic window:
- the LOC121566966 gene encoding adhesive plaque matrix protein-like, translated as MVNSPMVNSPMVNYPMVNYPMVNYPMVNYPMVNYPMRNYPMVNYPMRNYPMVNYPMVNSPMVNSPMVNYPMVNSPMVNYPMVNSPMVNYPMVNYPMVNSPMVNYPMVNYPMVNSPMVNYPMVNSPMVNSPMVNSPMVNYPMVNSPMVNYPMVNSPMVNSPMVNYPMVNYPMVNSPMVNSPMVNYPMVNYPMVNSPMVNSPMVNYPMVNSPMVNYPMVNSPMVNSPMVNYPMVNYPMVNSPMVNSPMVNYPMVNSPMVNYPMVNSPMVNSPMVNSPMVNSPMVNSPMVNYPMVNSPMVNSPMVNSPMVNSPMVNYPMVNYPMVNSPMVNYPMVNSPMVNYPMVNYPMVNYPMVNYPMVNSPMVNSPMVNSPMVNSPMVNYPMVNYPMVNYPMVNYPMVNYPMVNYPMVNSPMVNYPMRNYPMVNSPMVNSPMVNYPMVNYPMVNSPMVNSPMVNSPMVNYPMVNSPMVNYPMVNYPMVNSPMVNSPMVNSPMVNYPMVNSPMVNYPMVNYPMVNSPMVNSPMVNYPMVNYPMVNYPMVNSPMDEEASDSFFKPPEPKSHSRQASTDAGTAGAIAPHHVRAHSSPASLQLGAVSPLLGMVPAGAPPSHLRQSSYEIPEDMPLPPGWEMAKTPSGQRYFLK; from the exons ATGGTAAACTCTCCCATGGTAAACTCTCCCATGGTAAACTACCCCATGGTAAACTACCCCATGGTAAACTACCCCATGGTAAACTACCCCATGGTAAACTACCCCATGAGAAACTACCCCATGGTAAACTACCCCATGAGAAACTACCCCATGGTAAACTACCCCATGGTAAACTCTCCCATGGTAAACTCTCCCATGGTAAACTACCCCATGGTAAACTCTCCCATGGTAAACTACCCCATGGTAAACTCTCCCATGGTAAACTACCCCATGGTAAACTACCCCATGGTAAACTCTCCCATGGTAAACTACCCCATGGTAAACTACCCCATGGTAAACTCTCCCATGGTAAACTACCCCATGGTAAACTCTCCCATGGTAAACTCTCCCATGGTAAACTCTCCCATGGTAAACTACCCCATGGTAAACTCTCCCATGGTAAACTACCCCATGGTAAACTCTCCCATGGTAAACTCTCCCATGGTAAACTACCCCATGGTAAACTACCCCATGGTAAACTCTCCCATGGTAAACTCTCCCATGGTAAACTACCCCATGGTAAACTACCCCATGGTAAACTCTCCCATGGTAAACTCTCCCATGGTAAACTACCCCATGGTAAACTCTCCCATGGTAAACTACCCCATGGTAAACTCTCCCATGGTAAACTCTCCCATGGTAAACTACCCCATGGTAAACTACCCCATGGTAAACTCTCCCATGGTAAACTCTCCCATGGTAAACTACCCCATGGTAAACTCTCCCATGGTAAACTACCCCATGGTAAACTCTCCCATGGTAAACTCTCCCATGGTAAACTCTCCCATGGTAAACTCTCCCATGGTAAACTCTCCCATGGTAAACTACCCCATGGTAAACTCTCCCATGGTAAACTCTCCCATGGTAAACTCTCCCATGGTAAACTCTCCCATGGTAAACTACCCCATGGTAAACTACCCCATGGTAAACTCTCCCATGGTAAACTACCCCATGGTAAACTCTCCCATGGTAAACTACCCCATGGTAAACTACCCCATGGTAAACTACCCCATGGTAAACTACCCCATGGTAAACTCTCCCATGGTAAACTCTCCCATGGTAAACTCTCCCATGGTAAACTCTCCCATGGTAAACTACCCCATGGTAAACTACCCCATGGTAAACTACCCCATGGTAAACTACCCCATGGTAAACTACCCCATGGTAAACTACCCCATGGTAAACTCTCCCATGGTAAACTACCCCATGAGAAACTACCCCATGGTAAACTCTCCCATGGTAAACTCTCCCATGGTAAACTACCCCATGGTAAACTACCCCATGGTAAACTCTCCCATGGTAAACTCTCCCATGGTAAACTCTCCCATGGTAAACTACCCCATGGTAAACTCTCCCATGGTAAACTACCCCATGGTAAACTACCCCATGGTAAACTCTCCCATGGTAAACTCTCCCATGGTAAACTCTCCCATGGTAAACTACCCCATGGTAAACTCTCCCATGGTAAACTACCCCATGGTAAACTACCCCATGGTAAACTCTCCCATGGTAAACTCTCCCATGGTAAACTACCCCATGGTAAACTACCCCATGGTAAACTACCCCATGGTAAACTCTCCCATG GATGAGGAAGCTTCCGATTCCTTCTTCAAACCGCCAGAGCCAAAATCCCACTCCAGACAA gCCAGCACAGACGCAGGTACGGCTGGTGCCATCGCCCCCCACCACGTGCGCGCCCACTCGTCCCCGGCCTCCCTGCAGCTAGGGGCAGTATCTCCCCTGTTAGGCATGGTCCCTGCTGGTGCCCCCCCATCACACCTCCGACAGTCGTCTTATGAGATCCCGGAGGACATGCCCCTGCCCCCGGGCTGGGAGATGGCCAAGACCCCCTCTGGACAAAGATACTTCCTCAAGTAA